From Flavobacterium sp. 102, a single genomic window includes:
- a CDS encoding YqgE/AlgH family protein, which translates to MISEKLQKGQLLIAEPSIIGDLSFNRSVILLADHNEEGSVGFILNKPLKYTIKDLLPEINAKFKIYNGGPVEQDNLYFIHNVPHLIPNSIEISNGIFWGGDFELTKDLINNGLLKKKNIRFFLGYTGWDSEQLETEMQSSSWILTKNIYENKILGKASVHFWKEKIIELGGEYLIWSNAPENPILN; encoded by the coding sequence ATGATTTCGGAAAAATTACAAAAAGGTCAATTGTTAATAGCTGAGCCATCTATTATAGGTGATTTATCTTTTAACAGATCTGTAATTTTATTAGCCGACCACAATGAAGAAGGTTCGGTTGGATTCATTTTAAACAAACCTTTGAAATATACCATCAAAGACTTACTTCCGGAGATTAATGCCAAATTTAAAATTTATAACGGCGGTCCGGTGGAACAAGACAATTTATACTTTATCCATAATGTTCCTCATTTGATTCCGAATAGTATTGAGATTTCCAATGGTATTTTTTGGGGTGGTGATTTTGAGTTGACCAAAGATTTAATCAACAACGGATTACTAAAAAAGAAAAATATTCGCTTCTTTCTTGGTTACACCGGTTGGGATTCTGAACAATTAGAAACTGAAATGCAGTCGAGTTCGTGGATTTTAACCAAGAATATTTATGAAAATAAAATCTTAGGCAAAGCTTCTGTTCATTTTTGGAAAGAAAAAATCATCGAATTGGGCGGAGAATACTTAATTTGGTCCAACGCTCCCGAAAACCCTATCTTAAACTAA
- the fmt gene encoding methionyl-tRNA formyltransferase translates to MEKLRIVFMGTPEFAVGILDTIIKNNHEVVGVITATDKPAGRGQKLKYSAVKEYALEHNLRLLQPSNLKDETFLAELQSLNANLQVVVAFRMLPEVVWRMPKLGTFNLHASLLPNYRGAAPINWAIINGETKTGVTTFFIDDKIDTGAMILSKETAISSEENAGELHDRLMELGSNAVVETLTLIEKGKVETTIQIDNSEIKTAYKLNRENCKVDWNKSVNEIHNLIRGLSPYPSAWCFFKDNGEEWNVKLYDAKIISEAHSFNVGQIITTKKEIKVAVKDGYIQILSLQLPGKKKMQAHELLNGVTFSERAQAE, encoded by the coding sequence ATGGAAAAATTACGCATCGTTTTTATGGGAACTCCAGAATTTGCCGTCGGCATTTTGGACACCATTATCAAAAATAATCACGAAGTTGTTGGTGTCATTACCGCAACTGACAAACCTGCCGGTCGAGGCCAAAAGCTGAAATATTCAGCGGTGAAAGAATATGCATTGGAACACAACCTAAGATTATTACAACCATCGAATTTAAAAGACGAAACTTTTTTGGCCGAATTACAAAGTTTAAATGCCAATTTACAAGTGGTTGTGGCTTTCAGAATGTTGCCTGAGGTTGTTTGGCGCATGCCAAAACTAGGAACCTTTAATCTTCATGCTTCGCTTTTGCCAAACTATCGTGGAGCTGCACCAATCAATTGGGCAATCATTAATGGTGAAACCAAAACCGGTGTGACTACTTTTTTTATTGATGATAAAATTGATACCGGCGCGATGATATTGAGCAAAGAAACAGCAATAAGTTCGGAAGAAAACGCAGGCGAATTACATGACCGATTAATGGAATTAGGCAGCAACGCAGTTGTCGAGACTTTGACTTTAATAGAAAAAGGAAAGGTGGAGACAACTATTCAAATAGATAATTCTGAAATCAAAACCGCTTATAAACTCAATCGTGAAAACTGCAAAGTAGATTGGAACAAATCAGTCAATGAAATTCATAATTTAATTCGAGGTTTATCGCCTTATCCATCAGCTTGGTGTTTTTTTAAAGACAACGGAGAAGAATGGAATGTAAAACTTTATGATGCCAAAATAATATCTGAAGCACATTCCTTTAATGTTGGTCAAATCATCACTACCAAAAAAGAAATCAAAGTCGCTGTAAAAGATGGTTATATCCAAATACTAAGTTTACAATTGCCCGGAAAGAAAAAAATGCAGGCTCACGAACTATTAAATGGTGTTACATTTTCTGAAAGAGCGCAAGCAGAATAA
- a CDS encoding type II toxin-antitoxin system HicA family toxin, producing the protein MKVNELLKVLKKDGWELYQHGKRHDLYRHPTKDGQIPVPRHQSAEVATGTLNQILKQAGLK; encoded by the coding sequence ATGAAAGTAAACGAATTACTCAAAGTCCTTAAAAAGGACGGTTGGGAATTGTATCAACATGGCAAAAGGCATGATTTGTACAGACATCCAACCAAAGACGGTCAAATTCCGGTACCAAGACATCAGTCAGCTGAAGTTGCAACAGGAACATTGAACCAAATTCTAAAGCAAGCGGGGCTAAAATAG
- a CDS encoding START-like domain-containing protein, producing the protein MDNKIRYELEFPLNSSPQLLYQYISTPSGLQEWFADNVNSRGEFFTFIWDGAEENARLASKKTGEKVKFKWVDDNKKDTEYYFELRILEDEITKDVSLMVVDYAIEDELEESKLLWENQVSDLKHVIGSI; encoded by the coding sequence ATGGATAATAAAATACGTTACGAACTTGAATTCCCTTTGAATTCTTCACCTCAATTATTGTATCAATATATCTCAACTCCTTCAGGATTACAGGAGTGGTTTGCTGATAATGTAAATTCGAGAGGAGAATTTTTTACTTTTATTTGGGATGGTGCGGAGGAAAATGCCAGACTTGCTTCCAAAAAAACCGGTGAGAAAGTAAAGTTTAAATGGGTTGATGATAATAAAAAAGATACAGAGTATTATTTTGAACTGAGAATCTTGGAAGATGAAATTACAAAAGATGTCTCTTTAATGGTGGTTGATTACGCCATAGAAGACGAATTGGAGGAGTCAAAACTTTTATGGGAAAACCAGGTTTCCGACTTAAAACACGTCATTGGTTCGATTTAA
- a CDS encoding HU family DNA-binding protein has translation MNKSELIDAIAADAGITKAAAKLALESFLGNVGGTLKKGGRVSLVGFGSWSVSKRAARDGRNPQTGKTIKIAAKNVVKFKAGAELDGAVN, from the coding sequence ATGAACAAATCAGAATTAATCGATGCAATTGCAGCTGACGCTGGAATCACAAAAGCTGCTGCAAAACTAGCTTTAGAATCATTTTTAGGAAATGTAGGTGGTACTTTGAAAAAAGGTGGAAGAGTATCTTTAGTAGGATTCGGTTCTTGGTCAGTATCTAAAAGAGCTGCAAGAGACGGAAGAAATCCTCAAACAGGAAAAACTATCAAAATCGCTGCTAAAAATGTAGTTAAATTCAAAGCTGGTGCTGAATTAGACGGAGCAGTAAACTAA
- a CDS encoding aminotransferase class IV translates to MVNFNGDILDSELQLTFSNRSFLYGDGVFETLKVVDNKILFFEDHYFRLLASMRIIRMQIPMSFTLEYLESQILALVSRQNISNSARVRLTVFRNEGGYYSPLDNSVSFVIQASELQNKLYSIQNESFEVDLYKDFVVTKQLLSTLKTNNKIIQITASIFAQENQLDSCLLINEDKNVIEATNGNLFMLMNNQLITPPISHGCLNGIMRKQTLKLAKEIENVEVIEKEISPFDLQKADELFITNVIVGIQPITKYRKKEFETKLSNALLVKLNQAISV, encoded by the coding sequence ATGGTAAATTTTAACGGTGATATCCTAGATTCTGAATTGCAATTAACATTTTCTAATCGCTCATTCCTCTACGGCGATGGCGTTTTTGAAACTTTAAAAGTAGTCGATAATAAAATATTATTTTTTGAAGACCATTATTTCAGATTATTGGCGTCCATGCGAATTATCAGAATGCAAATCCCAATGTCTTTTACTTTAGAATATCTGGAAAGCCAGATTTTAGCTTTGGTAAGCCGACAAAATATCTCAAATTCTGCTCGTGTCAGGTTGACAGTTTTTAGAAATGAAGGCGGTTATTACTCGCCGTTAGACAATTCGGTTTCCTTTGTTATTCAAGCCAGTGAATTGCAGAATAAGTTATATTCAATACAGAATGAATCATTTGAAGTTGATTTATATAAAGACTTTGTTGTTACTAAGCAATTGCTTTCCACCTTAAAAACCAACAATAAAATAATCCAAATCACCGCTAGTATTTTTGCCCAAGAAAACCAATTGGATTCTTGTTTGTTAATCAATGAAGATAAAAATGTTATAGAAGCAACCAATGGAAACCTTTTTATGCTGATGAATAACCAATTGATTACACCGCCAATTTCACACGGATGTTTGAATGGTATCATGCGAAAACAAACCTTAAAATTGGCAAAAGAGATTGAAAATGTTGAGGTAATAGAAAAAGAAATTTCGCCTTTTGATTTACAAAAAGCTGATGAATTATTCATAACAAATGTGATTGTTGGTATCCAACCGATAACAAAGTACCGCAAAAAAGAATTTGAAACTAAATTGTCTAATGCATTGTTAGTTAAACTAAATCAAGCGATATCAGTTTAG